The following is a genomic window from Tursiops truncatus isolate mTurTru1 chromosome 7, mTurTru1.mat.Y, whole genome shotgun sequence.
CTATAGTAAGATAGGCTTTAAGAATTCTATATTGGTCGGAGTTTGAGCAAGAATCCTGAAATTACCTATTCTGTCtctcatagattttttaaaataattttttaacatctttattggagtgcaattgctttacaatattgtgttagtttctgccatacagcaaagtgaagcagctgTAACTCTTACAGATATTTTTGACCGTCTTGGATCAGTAACTGTTTATCTGTGTGTTAGTGTTTGAAACTAAATCTGctttaaatagaaaaaagttcTGAATTTTAGTTTAGTGAAAAATCAGGGTTAAtagatcttgatttttaaaaacaagtgtgagtttttaattcttaatttaaaaatgtcacGGAAGTTACTTAAATGTTTGTCTCAGGTAATGTTAATGTTTGCTGTCTAAGAGTTAACAGCTTTTATGGAGAGGAGTAGTCTTTGCTGTGAGAATCTCTCTGACTCTCAGTTCATTGTTCCAGTACCCGGGTTTCATATTTTGCTGTTTTCGATGGACATGGAGGAATTCGAGCCTCAAAATTTGCTGCACAGAATTTGCATCAGAACTTAATCAGGAAATTTCCTAAAGGTGAGACTGAGAGCTAAATCGGTTCATGTTCATCTTGGTGTTGGCTGTTTGTGCTGATCAGTGACATGTCACTGGCTTTAGCAGAGTCCTTGGTGACTCTAAAAGAGcagggatgggcttccctggtggcgcagtggttgagagtccgccagccaatgcaggggacacgggttcatgccccggtccgggaagatcccacatgccgcggagcggctgggcccgtgagccatggccgctgagcctgcgcatccggagcctgtgctacacaacgggagaggccacaacagtaagaggcccgcgtaccgcaaaaaataaaaataaaaaaaaataaaagagcagggCTGAGAGGAGGCGGCTCCGAGCTGAGCAGGTGCAGTGGCCGTGCAGGTGTGCCTAGTATGGAACTTCTCGTGTCTCTGAGTGATTGGCCCCTCTCGCGGAATGTCTTTGGGTACAAGTGAGTGTCTTGCCTTTGTATTTGGGAGACTACTAAAACCAAATGCAGGTGGCACTTAGAGGTGAGGAAGTACAGGCTGTTCTTGGTCGTAATACAGAAACAAAATGACGTGGCGGGAGGATAATCTTCCCTCCTtaagagtttgttttcttttgttccttctgtAATAGGAGATGTAATCAGTGTAGAGAAAACCGTGAAAAGATGCCTCTTGGACACTTTCAAGCATACTGATGAAGAATTCCTGAAGCAAGCTTCAAGCCAGTAAGTGTAATAACCACATGAAGACACATGAGTGGAGCACGCGTGTTGTTTTCCTAAACACATTCCAGGCCTGCTAATGCAGTTTAATGCTGATGCTCACTGTCTGCAAAGTTCCTAGCACCAAGTAATCTCTCACAACTTAACGAaatctggaacagaaaaaagcaCGTATCAAACCatccatttaaaaagtataagaCTCCCCATTCAACTCTGGAAATTAGCCTCAAAGTGCTAGCATGTTGGTGGTGactgtatttctgatgtgtttccCCCCAGGAAGCCTGCCTGGAAAGATGGGTCCACTGCTACCTGTGTTCTGGCTGTAGACAACATTCTTTATATTGCCAACCTCGGAGATAGTCGGGTATGTGACTCTGGAGGCACCTATTTAGATAACAGCATGTCACATGGGAGAAGAGCTGTAGAAGCACTTGCTGAATAAGATTACAGTGATGATGGCTGGGTTGGAATCTTCTATTGGGGTTGCTGCAGGGGGTTCTGCTGCAGGGTTTAAGTTCTGGGTCAGGGAACAGCAGCTAAGCTTGAGGCTGTTTGTTCTCTGAGAAGGCTTATACCCTGTCTGTCAGATACAGAGCTGTGAGTTGGAATTTAATTGGCCTGCAAGTACCTTAAAtattcatcttcatttttctgaCCTCAGGCcataatgaatgaataactcaAAAGCTGTAGCTAGAAAGTGCTAGATGATGTGACATATATCCGTTGAGCCCAGTACACCTGGCTGAGGGAGAAACGCGATGATTTCCCACTGGTGACATCCTGTTTCCCAGTCCCGGTTGTGGGGAATGACAGAGCTGGAGGGCAGTGCTCTGCAGGGTCTCTGcagtccctcccacctcccctgccagGAGCGGATGTTCACCTCCATTGCTGCTTGCTTTTCAGCCATTCTCCATGCTTGTTCAGCAGTCACTGGACAAAGTGACCTTCCCACTCTTACTAGCACCTTCAGACGTGGAAATAGCTGCTCCCACCCCTGTTGCTTTTAGGGTGATCTATAAATATGGAGCGCTAGGAGCTGTAGCATCACAGATGACAGCCCTGCCCTAGTGGAGTTCATGTTCTGGTGATGTTTTAGTGGGTCTGTCTAGTGGACTGTCTCTTGTACATAGGTGTTTAGATCAAAGGACTGAAAAAAACAACATGAGTAAAAttggccaaaaaaagagagactttggAGTCAGGCCCAAGTTTGAGTCCTGGCCTTGCTCTCTGACTCTAGGCACGATGCTTATCCCCTGGGCCTCAGGCTTCCTCCTCTGTAGAATAAGAGGTTTGTCCGGAAGTTACCACACAGTAAACATGGTGGCGGGAACCCACGGAGAGGTACTTGGTCAGCCCACCAAACTGCCCTCGTCTTTGCCATTGTAAACTCTTGGAATGGTAACGCCTAAAGGGGCCTTGGTACCTGTTAGGTCCTCCCTTTCACGTCTCAGATGAGAAGATGATGGCCTAGTGAGGGTGAGCAGTGAGCTGTGGTCATCCAGCAGAGTTTGCACCAGAGTTGAGACCCAAGCCCGGGGCTTCTCTCCCTGAATTTTTTTTGTGACACCACTTTGCTGCTTGTACTTTTGATGCTGGATCCACTGACTTCAAGTTTGTCAGCAGGAGGCTGAATCTGAAACTCCATTGTTAGCCTTTCTCTTCAGCTGTCAACTTTAGGTGCTGGGCCCATTAAATTTCACAGCCAGTGTACTCTCCATCTTCCCAGGCAATCCTGTGTCGTTACAATGAGGAGAGTCAAAAACATGCAGCCTTAAGCCTCAGCAAGGAGCATAATCCAACCCAGTATGAGGAACGAATGAGAATACAGAAGGCTGGAGGGAATGTCAGGTAACCGGGAGTGACGGGAACTCGGGAAGGAGGGTTCACTTACGTAAAAGCAGCCTTGAGACCTCTGAGGGTGGAACGTTCTGTGTCATGCAGTCTTCAGCGTAATGAGACTCTGTATGAGGTCTAACCTGGTGAAGTAGAAGTAGGTGAACGAGTGTTGTAGGATTTCACCTGTGTCCAAGTGGGAGCAAAAAATGTATGCAAGAAACATGCTTCCCTACGTTTGCAACAGGAGACCTGTCTCAAATTCAAGTTCACCGTTTGCAGCATTGTCTCTGGTCCTGGTAACTCTCATAAAAGCTGTCATTTGTCACAACCCGGTAAGCTACAGTTTTCGGCAAATTCTCCAGAGAGAAAATCTAAAGTGGTTAAGACAGTAAATGTAAGACAGTAGTGTGTGCTGATCACCTCTGGTCTTCCTGGAGAACAACTTATCTAGCCCAGAGGGCCGCTCTTACCTGGCTGCGTCCGTGGCAATTCCAGTTCATCTCTCTTTACACCTTTGAAGGGTGTGTGCCGGCTCTAGTTTATCATCTGCCATCTCTCAGGTAGTTAAAGGAGGGCTTAAGTCTTTTCTGCACTTTAGGAGAATTATACTTTAAGGACATTGCACTATGAATTTGATCAGAGGTGTTTTCTGGTTCATCTTACAGTTTGACCCCATGAGGATTTTGTCTCCTGTTGGAGATAAGGGAGAAGTAATGTATCAGTGTAAGAGTGCAGTTATTTGTCCTTGGATGTGTAGTTTCTCTTGTTGTTTATTTGGGGCAGTTTTTATTATTGCTTCAGGCTGTTTCTAGCCAGGGGTGCAGGGAGGTCTCTGGAGAGCAGTTAGAATTCTTAGGGTTGGTTAAAAAAACTCCTGGGTTAGTCAAAGGTGAtttgggtcttggttgtggctGCTACATGAGTGTCGACAGAACTGCAGGCTGGGTTCAGACCTTGGCCAGTGCTCTGTGCCTGACTTCTCCCCCATGACTGCTGTGGAAGTTAATGCCCGAGAATGTGACCCCAGTGTTAGTGTCAGCATCACCTTTTCTGCCctttattataactttaaaatgctGCTTTTGCCTGAACTCCTTGAAAAGATTTTGACATTGGCAGTCCTATGGCTGAAAGTAAGATTAGCTGCATTGCATTTACTTCCTGTTTCCCAGTCCCTACTTGCTAAGAACAGTGTGGGCTTAGGGTGAGCCCCTCAATTTAGAGAAACGGGGTGGGAGGCTCAGAGACAGCAGGGGCTTTCTGTTCCTGAGCAGCAGGGCCAGGCTGTGGCCCATCTCCTGCCTGAGGCCAGGGGTggcatgctttttcttttccaccaccccctcctccttttattattaaaattttcaaacatgcagaaaacattttaaaagagtaaacATTTCAATACCTACCACCTAGATTCAGtagttaacattttgccattttgctttgtctgtttatgtgtgtgtttggctGAACTATTTAAAAGTTAGTTGCAGACATAACacctaagaaaataataattccttaGGTTGTGTTAGGTTATCTAATATCCCGTCTGTACTCGTATTTCCCCAGTTGTCCCCACAGTGTCTCTGTTTGAAACCAGGGTCTGGTCAGTGTTCGCATCTACCTTGGACTCACATCTTTCCATGTAGAATCATCTCCACTTGTACTAGGCTTGGATCATCACTAGTCAGCACTTGTATAGGGTCACCAGTGCTGTTTTTTCATAGTATTGTTTAAGTCGCTTGTGTGTATTTCTTGTGAACTAGAAGTTAGGTCTAAAGGCTTCTTTAAATTCAGATAAGACATTTTCAGCAAAAATATTTGACGGGGGATGCTATGTACTTTTGATAGTCCCTCACTTCAGTAGCCATGTAAGGTCACTGGTGTGATACTGATTCCATGCTGGCTACCATGGCTACCATGTGGTGACAACAGATGGCTCCAGAGTGAAAGGACGTGTTTCCGTGTTATCAGCCCATGATCCGGGGAGATACACTTGAGCACCTTGTGAACATTGTGGCCCACCAGCCTTTCAGCTGACGGTTTTAGCATCCCTTAGTGAGCCTTGCATGAATCATTTAATTCACAGGGATGGCAAAGATGATCATCTACTTCTGTGCTTCCTTCTACGTGTATTGACAGGCATCCTATAAAGAAAGGCTTTCCTTCATCAATAGGGGAAGAACCATAGtttctccctgaaagcagggTAAATGTTGAATTCTTTAATCACCATTTGCAGAGTGAGAGCCACCCACAGTTGTGGAAACtagtgttttctttcccttctctgcttctctccatcccctTTTCCTTGCTCCATGAGTCACTGCAGGCGGCTTTATGTATTGGAGGCGCTGATTCTAGCTGTAGAGGCAGGGTGCTCTTGCTGCTCACATGACCTCATCTGTGGCCAGTGGGCGGGAGCTTCGGCTTGCTTCAGACACTTCTGCCTTTGTCTTAAAGCTGAGCTCCATATGCTGGGGATGCTTGTTTCAACTGCAGCGTCATCAATTCTGCGTCTGTTCTAGGACAGAgccaggaaacacacacacacacacacacacacacactctctctctctctctctctctctctctctctctctctctctctctctctttaagcTGTGAGCTTAGATTGCTATTTCTCATTCATATTGGACACTTATAGGGCTTTCTCTTAAATTCTTTGATTCAGTACTTGTAGTGTCTTCTTTTATGCTGAAAATCTTGGTTCCTGACAACATTAGTATATTTATTTGCCAAAATAGCTTGGAAATCATAGTATCAACAGTATCACTATTAATGAATTTGAGTTCCTGTGGTTCTCTTATCCTTAGTCTGTGCTTCACTGAGGATGTACGGAGTACTGTGTGTAAACATGGGATAATTATTTTCACTGCGGTTTTGTTACACTCTGGTTATTATGATCATtagtttcattttgctttcaacTTCAGGGCTTttcctgctggtgggaatgtaaaatggtgcatctGCTGTGGAAactagtttggcagttcctcacaaattaaaaatagatctatcacacaacattgtaaatcaagtgtacttcaatgaaaaataaatttaaaaataaaaaataaatagatctaccatatgatctagcaattccactcctgggtatataccccccaAAATTCAAAGCAGTGGATTAGAAGAGATAGGCgtgcacccatgttcatagcagcatttttcacaagaaccaaaaggtggaagcaacccaagtgtccatccataGATGAAGTCGTGAACAAAATACGGTTTCTCCATACAAtggaaatactattcagccttaacaaggaaggaaatcctgtcgcatggatgaaccttgaggacattttgctaagtgtTAGAATAAGCTAGTCACAGAAGAGTGACTGCTgtatggtttcacttatatgaggtccctgaGTGGTCAGAATCATCACCGGGACAGAAAGTAGGGTGGGAGTtgtcgggggagggggagggggagttggtGCTTAATGGCCGCAgagttcagtttgggaagatgggaAGGCTTTTGGAgatggattgtggtgatggttgcacaacaacgtgaatgtacttaatgccactcaACTGTACGTGTAAAAGTAGTtaagggcgtccctggtggcgcagtggttgggagtccgcctgccgatgcaggggacacgggttcgtgccccagtccggggagatcccacatgccgcggagcggctgggcccgtgagccatggccgctgagcctgtgcgtctggagcctgtgctccacaacgagagaggctgcaatagtgagaggcccacgctcaccgcaactagagaaagccctcgcacagaaacgaagacccaacacagccaaaaataaataaataaatttatttttaaaaaaaaaagtagttaagatggtaaattttatgttacatgtatttttaccacaattttaaaaatgaacccCCCCCCACATTTACGTGGTTAATTATCTAAGTTAAATAAAAGGCACAGTTAGACATGCTTTTGTCTCTCTTCCCTTCACCCTTATTTCCTGattcttttcagtgtttctttttacaaaaataagcaaatccacgtatgtatttttattttcctacttgCTTACACTGAAGGTAGTATACTGTATGCAGCAGTGCGTTACACTCCTTCAGGTGACTTCCTCGGAGAAGGTGAGAacagttttgtgtttattttacaaGGAAGGCAACTGAACAGCTGAAGGGAAGCTTGCACATGTAGCATTTAGTGTCAGGTTTGCAGTACTTGTGCTGGTACAGGTCTCTGATGGCAAAAAGAAACACTTCTGGAATCGTACCTGCAGTCTTCTCTGTAGCACGCATCGTATTAATACACCGGATCTTGGCATCTGCAATCCTGGGATGGTCAGAAGAGGATGGAGCGTCCACCTCCCAGCCTCAGCTTTCCGAGCCTGGCAAGACCACCGAGTCCCTGCGTTTGCTCACCTGCCAGAGTTGCTGAAGTCCAAGCAGGGTCTGGCTTGTCCTCACAGCCAGATTGGCTGTCCCAGTGCCTCCCTCTCCGATTGCGAAGGGAGAACTGGAACAGAAAATGGCAGCAAAAAGAGCTACGATCAGGGGACTCTGTTGAACGACTTTCCCACCAATAGAACAGCAGTTCTCTGACGGCTGGGCAGATGGGAAGGAGATGAGGGACAAAGCAATGTGGAGCAAAAGTCGCTTGAGGGTGGGAGGCCAGGCCTGTGGACGATTGGTACCGAGGGAAGGCACGTGGGTCGTGAGTGTGGACCTCAAAGCCCACTCCCTCCTCAGCATGGTGGTCTTGGGGGAGAACTTGGAGGGTAGCGGGAGGAGAGTGGGTTTTCAGCCGTTTGTTGAGGGAGAACCCGCTGCAGAGCACGCAGCTTCCTATTGTGCGTTTAGGAAGCTGGCCGCGTATCGTATCGGGTGCGTGTGGAGGAGCTCTGCTGAGGGGGATTGGAGCGCGCCGGGAAGTGCGAGCCCACACATCCACGTGGCTGGTTCCGGACAGGCCTCGTCGGGTGTGGTCCTGTTCCAGTTGTCACTGACCATGAAGGCAGGTGGTGTGGCTTCGTGCTCTTGTGATGCACAGCCTTAGAGTTGGCACTGGCCTCTGGAGCTGACTGGCGTTTGCACACACACGTCTTAGATAGCCCGTGACACTGAGTGCAGGCAGAGCGACAGCCAGCTTGCGGTGTCCGTTTCTGAAGCGTAAGTGGCTTTTCCTGGGTCTGCGATTCTGTCCGTTGTTGCTTTCTCCTGTCACTCCAGTAGGTGAGTGAGCGTAAGGTTTCCACTCTGTGTAGAACTTTGCTGAGTAAACAGGAATGGAAATGGCAGCTTCTGTGCTGTGGcacacacatttttcttcattacaCTCAAGAATTGTTCCACGTTTTGTGTACTGAGTTGTGCTGGTAGTAACTGGGGCTTTGGGGCCTGCCACTGCACACAATCTCACCGAAACAAGCTGGGTCTGTGacttgggggtggggttgggtgcGCGCCAGGCACCCAGTTCCTCGATCCTGAAGGAGCGCTTTGTTGGCTTCTCACGGTGCTCGTGCTTTGAGCTGCTTCCTCAAAGGCGCTCTTGAGGCTGAGGgatcccgccccccgccccacttcACTCTTCAGCTCGGCCCCTGTGCACTTCGGCCCCTCTTGCTGCGCGGTTACTGTTTGCACTTGAGACGACTGCTCAGCTCTTCACAGACACCAGCAGAAGTCTTCGTTGCTGGTGATTCAGCTGTGACCACTGGGAGGGTGAGGGCGACTTTGTGGGCACAGTGAAGGGCCAGGGGCCAGGCTGAGCTCTGACTCTATGAGACGGCAGCCCAGACCCAGGCGAGCAGCTTCTGGCCATGTGTGTCCATCACACAGCATCTCCAGAGCTTGTTCTGTCGTTTGGGAGCCCCGTGGTGACAGTACACCTCCACGCACGCACAGCTGCTGTTTGCTGAGTGCTCTGACGCGCCTTGTCGAGCGTGGGTTCTGGTTTTACACATGAGGGTCTAGATGCTTGGGAGGTTGCAgctgcccgaggtcacacagcaagtacaCTGCCGGAATTGTCCTTGGGAGTGTCAGGCTAGGGACTGTTTCTCCTGCTGACAGAACTCTGTCTTACAATGTGGAGTCTTTTTATAGGTCACCTTCCCATCTCCCTATCCCTCATCTAAAAATAGAATGGGTGGAAGTATAATGCTGTGCAGAACACTGCCATTTGTATTTAAGTCATATTAAATCTTATTCATACCCAGTGTGAAGAAAACTCGCTTCCAAATCTGGGAATAGTCATTTTCAGGTATTTTCCGAATCTGATTAGAGTGAAATGCAAAATATCCCTCTGTTCCAGCTATTCTTAACTCTGGTGACATGGTTGAATCACGTGAGAAGCTTTACGATAAAAACAAAGCCAGGTCCCCATCCAATCAAGTTTGACCATGGACTGTGGGCAAATCAATGGATTAGGCCCAGGGCTGCCGTATGCCAGCTAGAGGGGGCGCTGTCCCCATCAGTGTGCTGTTGGGCTGAGGAGCCAGGGGCAGCAGGAGTGTGAATGACCTAGAACAAAGAAGACTCAGCACAGAAATGCTCAGACGCTGCTATGTATTAGAGGCTAAGAGATGTGGATTCCACAGGTTACATCTTTTACTCTATCCCATTTTCCTGCTTTTAAGATCGGATTCTGAGTACTGTGACCCGTGACTGTCAGATGGAATCTGAATTTGCTTTTCCCCTCATTTTAGGGACGGGCGTGTCCTGGGTGTGCTGGAGGTGTCCCGCTCCATTGGGGATGGGCAGTACAAGCGCTGTGGGGTCACTTCTGTGCCAGATATCAGACGCTGCCAGCTGACCCCCAACGACAGGTAAAACCTCCCAGAGGCACAGGTGTGCACGCACatggttttgtttctcttctgatttcttccagtttgtgtaGTGAACCTGGGGTGGGCAGCCATGTCtcgggcactgtgctaggccctaGAGGTGCAGGGATAAATAAAATACCGTTTCTGCTCTCGTGGGGTCCACAGTCTGCCGGGGGGAGCACCTGTGAATGGGCGGTTCCAGTCTAGTGTGTCTTAAGAGTGTGGGGTGCTCTGGGAGACTTTGGCTGTGGGGGGAGAGAGGCATCCTTgctggagaaaagagaagggctTTTTGGCAGAGTGGACACAGGGACAGGATGAAGATGTGGCCAGGCAGATGCCATAATAGGGAGTCAGGAAAGTGATGGCAGGGTACCTGGGGACAGATTGTAAAGGCCCTGGATTCTTTGCTGAGGAGCTTGAATTTTAGCTCATAATTGGTGGAGAATCCTGGGAGGTTTTTAAGCAGAGTCAAGTTAGGTTGAGAAAGAGACCCCTTGTTTAATTGTCCAGCCCCTAATTCTGAGCTGCTTGAAGGTGAGGCACCATGCCTAGTGCCAGAAGCTCTCAGCAAGTCAGTGTTAGAGGCTGGAGTAGGACGGAGCCCAGCGGCCAGTTAGGAACTGATGCACTGGCCCTCGCtgcgggtggggatgggggaggtgaaCTAAGGCAGCAGTGGAAGGAGACCGGGGAGGCCAGTGCTGCGAGGGAGGAGCCTTACCCCGGCCCCCCGCCTGCTGAGTGAGCGTCTTGGGACACGGTTCCACCAGCTCCCCTGGTTTTCTAGATGATGCCTCAGGGGAGTCTCGTCTGTCCCCACATTAGACCAGGCCCCCTGTCGTATGTACTGCTCGAGCTCCCTCTGCTTTGGATCATGGTTGTGTGTTTGTATGGCCAGTTGCTTAGGGTCTGTCACGTCAGTGGAAGGGGCCGGCACCTGCTTGGACCTGTGTCCTGGTAGATACGTGTTGAATGAATGCCCAGTCAAAAGAGTAAAACCAGGACCTGGGTATtaaaatgaggagaaaagggtGTTAGATCTGTGGGGAAACTGTCCTAGGAGAACCAGAACTGTCTCGTCTCATCCATCATTGTTCAGAAAGACTTTCCTTGGGAAGTCTAGAGGGGGCTTTGAAAGGGAGGTAGTCCTGTTCTCAGATGGTGAAAGTGGAAGGTGGTTCTCCCTTCACGTGGGGAGTGAGTGCTTGAGAACATTCCTTAAGTCCACAAACTGTCagttttattgggttggccaaaaagtgcctttggttttttaagtaaaaataaaagacacat
Proteins encoded in this region:
- the ILKAP gene encoding integrin-linked kinase-associated serine/threonine phosphatase 2C isoform X4, with product MDLFGDLPEPERSPRPAAGKEAQKGSLLFDDLPPASSTDSGSGGPLLFDDLPPASSGDSGSSVIFGLKGYVAERKGEREEMQDAHVILNDITEECRPPSSLITRVSYFAVFDGHGGIRASKFAAQNLHQNLIRKFPKGDVISVEKTVKRCLLDTFKHTDEEFLKQASSQKPAWKDGSTATCVLAVDNILYIANLGDSRAILCRYNEESQKHAALSLSKEHNPTQYEERMRIQKAGGNVRDGRVLGVLEVSRSIGDGQYKRCGVTSVPDIRRCQLTPNDRFILLACDGLFKVFNPEEAVNFILSCLEDEKIQSREGKPAVDARYEAACNRLANKAVQRGSADNVTVMVVRIGH
- the ILKAP gene encoding integrin-linked kinase-associated serine/threonine phosphatase 2C isoform X5, coding for MASGSGGPLLFDDLPPASSGDSGSSVIFGLKGYVAERKGEREEMQDAHVILNDITEECRPPSSLITRVSYFAVFDGHGGIRASKFAAQNLHQNLIRKFPKGDVISVEKTVKRCLLDTFKHTDEEFLKQASSQKPAWKDGSTATCVLAVDNILYIANLGDSRAILCRYNEESQKHAALSLSKEHNPTQYEERMRIQKAGGNVRDGRVLGVLEVSRSIGDGQYKRCGVTSVPDIRRCQLTPNDRFILLACDGLFKVFNPEEAVNFILSCLEDEKIQSREGKPAVDARYEAACNRLANKAVQRGSADNVTVMVVRIGH